AACCGCCGAGCCCTTGGCCGCGGTCCTGGGCCTCCCCCTCAAAACCACCCCTCTCCTCCGGGAAATCGACGTGGGAGCGCTGGCAGGGCTGGACCGGGACGAGGCGGAAGCCCGCTTCCCCGACTTCGTGCAAAAAGCCCAGGAGGATCCCTGGCACACCCCCCGCCCCGGAGGGGAGAGCATGGCAGACCTCGCCCAGCGTCTCCTGGCCTTTTTGGAAACCCTCCCCTCCGGCCGCCACCTCCTGGTGACCCATGGAGGCGTGATCCGGGCCGCGCTCAAACTAGCCTTGGACCTGGAAGGCCACGCCTGGCGGCGGGTGCACATCCCCAACACCTCCATCACCCGCATCCAACTACCCAGTCGGGAAGTGCTCACCGTGTCCGACGTGGCCCACCTGGAAACCTGGGCCGACGGGCTTTCCGACGAAAGCGTGCAA
The Thermus sp. LT1-2-5 genome window above contains:
- a CDS encoding histidine phosphatase family protein, with the translated sequence MKELWLIRHGETEWNVSKRFQGHLDIPLSPVGIGQAFRLAQRLARSQLPFDGLFSSDLRRARETAEPLAAVLGLPLKTTPLLREIDVGALAGLDRDEAEARFPDFVQKAQEDPWHTPRPGGESMADLAQRLLAFLETLPSGRHLLVTHGGVIRAALKLALDLEGHAWRRVHIPNTSITRIQLPSREVLTVSDVAHLETWADGLSDESVQ